One genomic segment of Chloroflexota bacterium includes these proteins:
- a CDS encoding CBS domain-containing protein — protein sequence MKKGTLYVVGHVNPDTDSIASAVGYAWLLSERDGLNAVAARAGSLNPQTTWALDRLGLKPPKLLTDASPRFSAVSRRMDTVTPTQPLRDAWAIANRTGGVAPVVNEDGTPYGLITGLSLFDFLGRLVGPRPDGSGQQIADFLTRPAAEACDTSVPRFRADTHIRDALNRILREEHNFFLVVDDKGRYHGVCRQRDLLNPPRLRIVLVDHNEPSQAIGALEEAELLEVLDHHRLGNPHTKAPIRFTVDVVGSTSTLVSERIAEAGLSAPPEIAGLLLAGLLSDTLILTSPTTTERDRQAAERLARWTFIMGSPLEGETVQSFGEALLDAGAGLSSRSADEVVSTDLKMYEAGGFHFAIAQAEVTSLVQLDEHLKAISEALERLRTSRGLDFAILMVTDVVRGSSRLVLANPPEVLNDMPYPRLPDGTRMAEGVVSRKKQLLPVVLGLLE from the coding sequence ATGAAAAAAGGCACCCTTTACGTTGTGGGCCACGTCAATCCCGATACCGACTCCATTGCGTCGGCTGTGGGGTATGCGTGGCTGTTGAGCGAGCGCGATGGGTTGAATGCTGTCGCGGCGCGCGCAGGTTCCCTCAACCCCCAAACCACCTGGGCGCTGGACCGTCTGGGCCTCAAACCACCCAAACTGCTCACCGATGCCTCGCCGCGCTTTTCGGCGGTTTCCCGCCGCATGGATACGGTGACCCCCACGCAGCCTTTGCGCGATGCCTGGGCCATTGCCAACCGCACGGGTGGCGTCGCACCTGTGGTCAACGAAGACGGCACGCCCTATGGCCTGATTACCGGCCTCAGCCTGTTCGACTTTTTGGGGCGTCTGGTCGGCCCACGGCCCGACGGCAGCGGGCAGCAAATTGCCGATTTCCTCACCCGCCCTGCAGCCGAAGCGTGCGATACCAGCGTGCCCCGTTTCCGCGCCGATACTCACATTCGTGACGCCCTCAACCGGATTTTGCGCGAAGAGCACAACTTCTTCCTGGTGGTGGATGACAAAGGGCGCTATCATGGTGTTTGCCGCCAGCGCGATTTGCTCAACCCGCCGCGCCTGCGCATTGTGCTGGTGGACCACAACGAGCCTTCGCAGGCCATTGGCGCGCTGGAAGAAGCCGAATTGCTGGAGGTGCTCGACCACCACCGGTTGGGTAACCCGCATACCAAGGCCCCCATTCGCTTCACGGTGGATGTGGTGGGCAGCACGAGCACGCTGGTTTCTGAGCGCATTGCCGAGGCGGGTTTGAGCGCACCGCCGGAAATCGCCGGCCTGCTGCTGGCGGGGCTGCTTTCCGACACTTTGATTTTGACCTCGCCTACCACCACCGAGCGCGACCGTCAGGCCGCGGAACGCCTGGCGCGCTGGACGTTCATCATGGGCAGCCCGCTGGAAGGCGAAACTGTCCAGTCGTTTGGCGAGGCGCTGCTTGATGCCGGGGCGGGGCTTTCCAGCCGCTCTGCCGATGAAGTGGTTTCCACCGATTTGAAGATGTACGAGGCCGGTGGTTTCCATTTCGCCATTGCTCAGGCTGAAGTCACCAGTTTGGTGCAATTGGATGAGCACCTGAAGGCCATCAGCGAAGCGTTGGAGCGGTTGCGCACCAGCCGGGGGCTGGATTTTGCTATTCTGATGGTCACCGATGTGGTGCGCGGCTCCAGCCGACTGGTGCTGGCCAACCCGCCCGAGGTGCTCAACGATATGCCTTATCCGCGCCTTCCCGACGGCACCCGCATGGCCGAGGGCGTGGTTTCGCGCAAGAAACAGTTGTTGCCCGTGGTGTTAGGGTTGCTGGAGTAG